The Kluyveromyces marxianus DMKU3-1042 DNA, complete genome, chromosome 7 DNA segment ATAATCAGCTGCTCTTCGATGTTGGATGTCTCCTTCTCTAAGTTATTTTCAGAATTTGATGCAATTTGTGATATGTGATTCGTGAGTGTAATACCgatatcttctttctggTCCTCTAATTCGGAGGATGCATAGCTGTAAAGGTTTACAAACTGATCATCCACACCAGCAGTTACAACTAATAGCGCGATCAAACTGAATAATGCAATAGTAATGGCTAAAGCCTTGCTGCTTTTTCTACTAGGCTTCTTGCTGTCGAGAGTTCTCATAATGTCGTTTAATGATGTCTAATTCCTATGCTTGACCTCCGATATCCTTAAAAGTTCCTGACAATTTTAATATGAGAAACCCTAATGTAGAACAGTTTAGGGTGTATATATCGCACTTCTTTTTATATAGTACTTCTTTCCCAGGCATCCGCCCTTTTGTAGAGGCTTGAAACACCTTTCTTACTAAACTAAGATCATCCACCCCTCCGTTTCGGATTCACTTCAGTTCAAAACGCATTGATTACCCCATTCCATTACCAATAGCAGTAGTTCCGTTGTAAAAGAAAtgcgaaaaaaaaaaaaaaaaaaaaaaatagatcCCGAATAAATTGACCGTATGACCGGAAGTAACATACTCTCAGTTAATGGCTGTGCCACATAATTCTGGGCAGGGTGGTACGCCAAATTCATCggttaaaaaaaaacgaaaaaaaaacaaaaacaaaccaaCGACGTCGCGAATGCaaatctgaaaaaaaagtttcgTTCATTCAGTCCGAACTACCGCACAGGGAAATCTTCCCGTTCATGTTACTATTAATAAAGGAACGCCATTGTAGTCAATCAAGGCTTTGTTCATAATCAttaacaacaaaatcaacCAGATGCAGAGGATTGGAAGGATGTCTTCAAAACTTGTATATTTCTATATTTGAATTAGGATGTATTTGACTACGAATTAACTAAAGTGTTTGTACCAACAATTTTTGGCAGATACTAACTTCACGGCTTTTCGTAGTTTCCCCGACACTGTGTCCGGATTTTATTTAATCAGTTTTTGAGTGTGTTGATACCAGTAAAGGTACAAAACGGGGCTTCGGGGATTGATTCGTCGCGGAAAATACAAAGGAAGGAAATAGAAAAGCCATTCAATTTATTTGTGATCGAGAGAAAGCTTGTTAAGAGCTTTGCttctttgatcaaaatTACTAAAGTCGTTCTCAATACTTTTCTAACAAACGGATTCGCTAGAATTTGGAAGGATATCAGAGGCTGTCAGATACTTGGTGGACAGTTTCGTGTACGTTCCGTCATCTAATGTATTACCGCTGCTTGTACTGTCACATGTAGTACTACTGTGACTTATACTTGCGCCACTTCCAATTGTAAGGGGTCGTTCAAGAGACCCTCTGTTGTTTAACTCACTCGCATCTGAAGAGATCGGTTTCAATGCGCGCTTTTCGATGTCAGTATGTTTATCCGCTTCGCTATTGCCTACATGGTTGCTGCTGAATTCTGCTAGGTTATGCCTTAACATTTTTGAGCTGGTTAACGCCTCAATCATTTTATCCTTCCGGGCTAAAGACTGATTCAACTGCATCAACTCTTGTTCCTGTTCGTGCAGTACTTGTGTCAGATCCACGCCATATGCCGTGGAAAGAAGCTCTGTGGTAGCATTAGAACTCGATGTAaatcttctttccaaactTTCAACCTGAGCTACGTATCTCTTCATCTCTAGAAATTGAGAGTTCATATTCATGAGTTTTGTTTCCAGCATAACTCCAATGTCCGATGGAAGTGACTCGATAATCTCTATTAACTGAGAATCTCTTAATTCCGTAGGTTCTAACAACTCTAAATTTTCGTAATGCTGTAGCTTCAATTTGAGAAACTCATTCTCCTTCCTTAGCAGATCATCTGTCTGCTGTGCTGAAGTGGTCCCGATAAAGTCATTTCGTGTGTTTCCTTGCTTTGTCAAGGAATTTATCAAATCCTGCTGTTCACGAATTTGCTTTCGTAATGATTGTATCAGTTGGGTTTTCCCCAAATTAGTATCAGAGTCATTCCGTTTCACGTTCAAAGTTATATTCTTGGCACGACTAGCAAATCTTATTGTGTTCATGGATTCCATATTTGTTTCTGGTCTTGTATCAATAGTACAAATTGTGGCAACCAATGAATCTCCACTTAGAGCAGGCTGCAATATTCTTGTCAACTTTGAGTCTCTATATGGTATATGACCTAAGGCCGCTCCGTTCCCTGTACTCTCCATACTTAGCTTAGATATCACAGTACCGAGCGCTAATAATGATTTATTGATATATGCACCTTCTTTTCGCCTCTCCTGTTTTCCAGTAGCTCTTTCTGAGCCCGCTAGATCACAGAGAGATAATGTACTAATTACCTCCTCTCCAGTCAATTCATCAGTGCAAAATACTCTAATAAGCACCACTGCATGTGATCTTGAAGATCTGGTGTTAAAATCTGTTTCACCAGTTTTACGATTGTGGTCACCAATAGAGATGCATCtcatcaattcttctttactaCTCACATTTCGTTCAGTTAATCCAACAACTTTGACACCATATCTTGGATCATCTCTTAATTTTAGATCATTAACTAGGGCATTAGCTGAATTTGTCATATTATTAGAAGCAATTCCAAATGGTTTGCCTTGAGGTAGATTTAAGAGGTCAAAGATTCtttcattatatatttCCAAATAAGAAACCTTAACATTGAATTTTTTGTTAGGTAAACCCTCATTTATACGATCGAATACTGTGTTCACACACATTGGAATAATACCTGGTCCTGAATCAGATCCACTCATTGTGTATGTTTTACCAGACCCTGTCATACCATAAGCGAAAATAGTGCAGTTAAAACCCTCGAACAGTTTATCCACCATTGGCAGAGCAATTGTTTTGTAGACTTCATTGTTACTCATACTAGGACCAAATACATGGTCAAAACCAAACTCGCCAAACTCTTCGTGGATTATGGAGTTGTTGCTTACATGCCATGTGTCTTGTTTATTTTTGCTAGGCTTTATTCTAACCCCAACTGATATTGTTCCTTGGTATAGACTTCTAGATCCATGAGTTGGAGAAGCTGCCCGTGTGGAGATGCTACGAACTGGTGAGGAGCATTGACttgacgatgacgatgaggTGGAATGAGGTCTCGTTCCAAAAGAAGTCCTTAGATTAGGTGTGCTTGGTGGTCTCATTAGTCGCTTTGGAGAGTTATTGGATAATGAATTAAAGGGGGCAGAAggcttcatcatcatcacctACCCTTACTTCCTTTATAAATTCGTGACTATCGTTTGCGTAACTTTTATATTTGTATCTATACTATCCTTAAAATTTAAGCACACTTAGTTAATTAGTTACTTCTTTGTAACTATACTCACGACAACTGAAAAAGTTATTTataaaaaaaggaaaacaagTCACAAACTTTTATTAAACAGTTACAAGTATATGCAATGACCAGATTTCTCTCTTTGTTATATAAGTGTTCATGTTCAAACTTGTGTCCGATCTCATATTGtgtctctcttttcaagaTAATATGCCAATCATTTAAATGTTGACAAATTACCTGTTTAAGGtaaaatagaaaagagatataacagaagaaaaagttaCCTTCACCAAACTTAAAATTCAAAACTCAATAATTCCAAGTTTGATTTTAGCATTAGGACCCTGCTACTGGCAGTTAAATTTGGGGAAGACATTACAGGGGATATGAGAGTGATTACTTTCAAACCCTTTTAATATCCCACGTACATACTTCTAGgtaaaagaacaaaacagTTTAGTTTACTTGCCAACTTAATCGGACAGTAAAAATACACATAAATTGGTGTGAAAGtatattgaaaagagtTAGGCAGTACATATACTATATTTCCTTGCTTCaaattttgattttaattttatttagACGTCTGTTTACAGCCAGTCTACTGCTTGTCTGTagtaaataaaaaagacAACAGTTCCAGTTTTAGTTCTTataattcttttacttttaaaGGGGATCAAAGCTCAAATGGtaagaaataaaaaaaataacttCCATCCATTTGTTTATTCTAGCATTCATATAGCAAAGGAAGGAGGAAAAGGTAATATAATATGGATAAATTTATTCAATCCGAATATCCAATAAAACCACTGAAAAAGAACCTCTTggaatataatataaagtTCTTGATCATTTTCGATTTTACATAATAAAGTTCAGACGGCCTTTGCTAATCCCACAGCGTTATGGCCCAAATCGTAGATGGAATAATACTTACGCAAGAAAGCATCACCTATGATTGCCAAAGGACCAACAGGTTCAGGGAAGTCCATTGGGATAAAAGCAGAAATACAAGATCCTGACATTTCTAATGTGTAGTCATATGGAGTAATCGTAAAGTTATGACCGCTGAAATTCAATGTCAAATCTGGGAGAGAAGCTCTTGAGTCACAATCGACAGAGTATTGTCCAGACCAGCCCTTCTTTGCGCCAATTTCAGAGTTCAAAATTTCAGCCAATCCACTTGGAAGCGCAATCAACGAAGTACCAGTATCAATGGCAGCACCGTGACCTTCCAAGACAGCGTATTCATCACCTAGACCAATACCTTCGAATTTGACTTCCCAATAGGCCTTACGACGAACTGGTAACCAGGTGATATCACCTGTATACTTAGATGAATCAATTCCACCGAAAGTAGCTTCACCGCCATCTTCAGATTTATCAGCATCCCCTAAGTAGAATGCAAAGACAGGTTCGTCCAAAAGGCCTTTCTTAATGGCATTGTAGACTGGTGGAACAATTTTGTTGACAGAAATGGTGTCGTAAGCCAAACCAAGAATACCATCAAACTTACCAAAAGCAAAGGCCAAGCCGGGCTCGCTTGTAGCTTCAGCAAAGTCCTGGTCAGCAATTGCCAAGTCACCAAGAGTTAACAAGTCACTCGATACGTAACCTTCCAAAGAACCTGAACCATATTGAATGGAAAACTCAGAACCATTAGCTTTGTAAGTGGATGAGGATTCATGGTCATACTTAGTGTG contains these protein-coding regions:
- the KIP2 gene encoding Kip2p; its protein translation is MMMKPSAPFNSLSNNSPKRLMRPPSTPNLRTSFGTRPHSTSSSSSSQCSSPVRSISTRAASPTHGSRSLYQGTISVGVRIKPSKNKQDTWHVSNNSIIHEEFGEFGFDHVFGPSMSNNEVYKTIALPMVDKLFEGFNCTIFAYGMTGSGKTYTMSGSDSGPGIIPMCVNTVFDRINEGLPNKKFNVKVSYLEIYNERIFDLLNLPQGKPFGIASNNMTNSANALVNDLKLRDDPRYGVKVVGLTERNVSSKEELMRCISIGDHNRKTGETDFNTRSSRSHAVVLIRVFCTDELTGEEVISTLSLCDLAGSERATGKQERRKEGAYINKSLLALGTVISKLSMESTGNGAALGHIPYRDSKLTRILQPALSGDSLVATICTIDTRPETNMESMNTIRFASRAKNITLNVKRNDSDTNLGKTQLIQSLRKQIREQQDLINSLTKQGNTRNDFIGTTSAQQTDDLLRKENEFLKLKLQHYENLELLEPTELRDSQLIEIIESLPSDIGVMLETKLMNMNSQFLEMKRYVAQVESLERRFTSSSNATTELLSTAYGVDLTQVLHEQEQELMQLNQSLARKDKMIEALTSSKMLRHNLAEFSSNHVGNSEADKHTDIEKRALKPISSDASELNNRGSLERPLTIGSGASISHSSTTCDSTSSGNTLDDGTYTKLSTKYLTASDILPNSSESVC
- the PEP4 gene encoding proteinase A; the protein is MQLSGKTLLSLASLFIALLDGADAKVHKSKIYKEKLEDQLQGMPFTAHVSRLGEKYLSNFKRAYPQETFSREGVDTVFTEESTSVPLTNYLNAQYYTEITLGTPPQSFKVILDTGSSNLWVPSAECGSLACFLHTKYDHESSSTYKANGSEFSIQYGSGSLEGYVSSDLLTLGDLAIADQDFAEATSEPGLAFAFGKFDGILGLAYDTISVNKIVPPVYNAIKKGLLDEPVFAFYLGDADKSEDGGEATFGGIDSSKYTGDITWLPVRRKAYWEVKFEGIGLGDEYAVLEGHGAAIDTGTSLIALPSGLAEILNSEIGAKKGWSGQYSVDCDSRASLPDLTLNFSGHNFTITPYDYTLEMSGSCISAFIPMDFPEPVGPLAIIGDAFLRKYYSIYDLGHNAVGLAKAV